The proteins below come from a single bacterium genomic window:
- a CDS encoding glutaredoxin family protein, with the protein MAENNTPIQGGKKVAIYTTPTCGYCKMAKEFFKENNVAYEEYNVATDAEKRNEMVEMTGQLGVPVITIDDNAIVGFNKPKMIELLGL; encoded by the coding sequence AACAACACACCCATCCAAGGCGGAAAAAAAGTAGCAATTTACACAACACCAACATGCGGGTATTGCAAAATGGCAAAAGAGTTCTTTAAAGAGAATAATGTTGCGTATGAGGAGTACAATGTTGCTACGGATGCCGAAAAAAGGAACGAGATGGTTGAAATGACGGGACAACTGGGCGTCCCGGTTATCACTATTGATGATAATGCTATTGTTGGATTCAATAAACCCAAAATGATTGAACTTTTGGGGTTATAA
- a CDS encoding Hsp20/alpha crystallin family protein gives MSKEKRSFFERLTGTVSVEGDEEVIKTTPGPNNRIHEWLPEESDEGQLTVDVYQSGNEIVLQTVVAGVSPENLNISITRDMVTIKGRRDAPSNIPNENYFNKELYWGAFSRTVLLPQEIEPEEAEATQRHGLLTLRLPKVDKEKVREIKVKVV, from the coding sequence ATGTCAAAAGAAAAACGATCATTTTTTGAGCGATTAACGGGAACCGTGTCAGTAGAGGGCGACGAAGAAGTTATTAAAACAACGCCTGGTCCTAATAATCGCATACATGAGTGGTTGCCAGAAGAGTCCGACGAGGGACAACTTACTGTGGACGTGTACCAAAGCGGAAATGAAATCGTGCTTCAGACTGTCGTTGCCGGAGTATCTCCAGAGAACCTCAATATTTCAATCACTCGCGACATGGTGACCATTAAAGGCAGACGAGATGCGCCATCGAACATACCAAACGAAAATTATTTTAATAAAGAACTCTATTGGGGAGCATTCTCACGCACAGTACTTCTCCCTCAAGAAATAGAGCCCGAGGAAGCGGAAGCGACCCAACGACACGGACTCCTAACCCTGCGACTTCCAAAGGTAGACAAAGAGAAAGTTCGAGAAATTAAGGTTAAGGTAGTTTAG